In a genomic window of Brassica rapa cultivar Chiifu-401-42 chromosome A10, CAAS_Brap_v3.01, whole genome shotgun sequence:
- the LOC103845488 gene encoding LOW QUALITY PROTEIN: uncharacterized protein LOC103845488 (The sequence of the model RefSeq protein was modified relative to this genomic sequence to represent the inferred CDS: inserted 1 base in 1 codon) has product MSRSSSINLLHYHYLPSGHNQSSSRFCLTAPSSYRWSSPEDDCSILAMPTTTLPRSISPFNVPHSVRTKKPNGQQKKEEIEKEVWMLREMLDEEEKTREILERVQKHEHPSSSSVTLPASLPPKMKELITELSLVEGEISRLEIQISHLQINLKQEQDETLRQATTSSSRRAWQANESYNNDDITSHQTPELPKYPNFPPPSPIVNKGMMKNENNNSRSPTSHHQENATFETRTLHFINKAIKGDYTTQSFHKSNEKVGLVEKENHRSKLQENTNTKKVIRTMKSPSPLREPRYSSPKPNKDRVALDTSLDLPPKSLSSTILMEDGQNIQKWHPNKLAEDIMKCLNFIYVRLLRTTRVMELEKSGPVSRSAHFSLSSKSFRVDNTASGLSKSVNLVSYKESRQQDPYGIFDVEASLARDIGPYKNLVIFTSSSMDSKCISSSSSVSLIRKLRVLMNNLETVDLRVLSHQQKLAFWINMFNACIMHGYLQHGVPXTTEKLQSLVYNKATINVGGKNISANTIEHFILRKPANSTMSKDREERIIRKLYRVETTEPNIIFALSCGTRSSPAVRIYTGDGVATELEKSKMEYLQASVVVTEAKRVILSELLVKHAADFVDARADNSCGEMGSLVKWVCNQLPTSGSLRKSMVDCLKNQNSKASSSSLVVEKIHYDFEFQYLLAI; this is encoded by the exons ATGTCTCGTTCTTCTTCTATTAACCTTCTTCATTACCATTACCTCCCTTCAGGGCACAACCAATCTTCCTCCCGGTTCTGCCTCACTGCTCCATCTTCATATCGGTGGTCTAGTCCCGAGGACGACTGCTCCATCTTAGCCATGCCCACCACAACTCTCCCTCGCTCTATCTCTCCCTTCAATGTCCCTCATAGTGTT AGGACAAAAAAGCCAAATGGGCAGCAGAAAAAGGAAGAAATAGAGAAAGAG GTGTGGATGTTAAGGGAGATGctagatgaagaagaaaagactCGTGAGATACTGGAGAGAGTCCAAAAACATGaacatccttcttcttcttccgttaCTCTTCCTGCTTCTCTCCCTCCTAAG ATGAAGGAACTGATAACGGAACTATCGCTAGTGGAAGGGGAAATCTCAAGACTAGAGATTCAAATAAGCCATCTCCAGATAAATCTCAAGCAAGAACAAGATGAAACTTTGAGACAAGCAACAACAAGTTCATCAAGAAGAGCGTGGCAAGCTAATGAGAGTTACAATAATGATGATATAACCTCTCATCAAACTCCTgaattaccaaaataccctaATTTCCCACCTCCAAGCCCTATAGTGAACAAAGGCATGATGAAGAATGAAAACAACAACAGCAGATCTCCCACTAGTCATCATCAAGAGAATGCCACATTTGAGACAAGGACATTGCATTTCATCAACAAAGCCATAAAAGGTGATTACACGACCCAAAGCTTCCACAAATCTAACGAGAAAGTTGGATTAGTCGAGAAGGAAAATCATCGGTCTAAGTTGCAAGAGAATACTAATACGAAGAAGGTGATTAGGACGATGAAATCGCCTTCGCCCCTACGTGAACCTAGATACTCCTCTCCGAAg CCTAATAAGGATCGTGTAGCACTTGATACATCACTAGACCTCCCACCAAAATCTCTATCTAGCACAATTTTAATGGAAGATGGACAAAACATACAGAAGTGGCACCCAAACAAGCTCGCCGAGGACATCATGAAGTGTCTCAATTTTATCTACGTTCGTCTCCTTAGAACCACAAGAGTCATGGAGCTAGAGAAATCGGGTCCTGTCTCGAGATCCGCTCATTTCTCTTTAAGCTCAAAAAGCTTTAGGGTGGACAACACAGCATCCGGTTTGTCTAAATCCGTGAATCTTGTGTCTTATAAAGAATCAAGACAACAAGATCCCTATGGAATATTTGATGTAGAAGCATCTTTGGCTAGAGACATTGGTCCGTACAAAAATCTAGTCATCTTCACTTCGAGTTCTATGGATTCCAAGTGCATTTCGAGCTCTAGCTCAGTTTCTTTGATCCGGAAACTCAG GGTGTTGATGAACAATCTCGAGACAGTGGATTTGAGAGTGTTGAGCCATCAGCAAAAGCTAGCGTTTTGGATCAACATGTTCAATGCGTGTATTATGCAT GGATACTTACAACATGGAGTTC AAACAACTGAGAAATTACAATCTCTTGTTTACAATAag GCTACAATAAATGTTGGAGGCAAAAATATAAGTGCTAATACCATAGAGCATTTTATTCTACGGAAGCCTGCAAACTCTACCATGAGTAAG GATCGCGAAGAAAGGATCATTCGTAAACTATACCGCGTAGAAACAACGGAACCTAACATCATATTTGCTCTCTCATGCGGAACTCGATCCTCTCCTGCG GTGAGGATATACACCGGAGATGGAGTGGCAACAGAGCTAGAGAAATCTAAAATGGAGTATCTGCAAGCCTCGGTGGTGGTTACGGAGGCTAAACGAGTAATCTTGTCGGAGCTTCTGGTGAAACACGCAGCCGATTTCGTGGATGCAAGGGCAGATAACAGCTGCGGAGAGATGGGATCTCTAGTAAAATGGGTTTGCAACCAATTACCAACCTCTGGTTCCTTAAGAAAATCAATGGTGGATTGTTTAAAGAATCAAAACTCCAaggcttcttcttcatctctggTGGTTGAGAAGATCCATTATGATTTTGAGTTTCAGTATCTTTTAGCCATTTAA